The bacterium DNA segment GGCAACGCTGCGCCGCCGCCCCCCGCCGCGCCGCGCGCTGTCGTTGTCGGCTTCGCGCTCTTGGGATCGGCGGCGCGGGGGATTCGCGAGGGGCGCGGTTCGTGCGGGATGGGGCGCGTCGTGATGCGGCGTTGTTGGGCGACGCGGGGATGGTCGTGGTTCGTGCGGGGCGCGCGTTTGCGGGGATCGGTTCGGACGGCGTGGAGAGACGGTGGGGTTGCGGCCGCAAAGGAGACCGGGGTGTCCGGTTCCTTTGCGGCCGCAAAGCCGGTGGATCGTTCGGATCAGGGCTGCGGGGCGGGGCAGGCGGCGGGGGTGGTGAAGAGCGTCGCGTCGCGCGGGGCGGAGAGGCCGCCGCCGTCGTCGAAGGTGCCGCGGCGGCAGTCGCGCACGCCGCGGACGATGTAGAAGGAAGCCAGGCCCGGCGCCGGGTTCGTCGCGTCGGTCGCCTGCGCGGCGGCCACGTCGGCGGCGAGGCAGGTTCCGGCCGCCCCGTACGCGCCGCTCCCGGCGAGCAGCGCGCCGAGGTTCCCCCGCACGACCTCGTAGTGCTGGGCGAGCGCTTCGGGCGCCCACGCGATCTGGTTCTTCGCCGCGGCGATCTGCAGGGCGCCGACGGCGCCCGGCGTGGCGAATCCGTCGTCGATCGTGCCGTCGCAGTCGTTGTCCGCGTAGTCGCAGACTTCGGCGGCGCCGGGATGCACGGCGGCGTTGTCGGGGGCGCAGTCCTCGGCGTCCACGTAGCCGTCGCCGTCGCGGTCGGGGCGGACGACGACGCCGCGCGTCGCGGCGCCGCCGACCCAGTCCTGGTAGCTGGGGTACGACGTCGTGCCGGCCGCGATCAGTCCCTTCGCTTCGACGGCGACGGCGCCGCCGGTCGCGGCGCAGGCGGCCTGCACGGACCACGACGCCTGCGCCGACGTGTCCGCGTCGCCGAGGCCTGTCAGCGTCTTCGTCGCCGTCTCCCCCGCGGCCAGCGAGAGGCCGGCGGGGAGCGCGAGCGTCGCTTGGGTCTGCGTCGGGACGGCGTTCGCCGACAACGGCGCGGGGCCGATGTACCGCGCCGTCGCCGTCACCGTGAACGTCTTGCAGCCGTCGGTCGTGGCCGGCGCGTCGATCGTCACCTGCCACGGCGCGACGACCATGCCCCAGCGGGAGTACTTCGTCCAGAGGTTGTCCACGAGGAAGGTCTGCGCGAAGGCGACGTCCGGTCCCTGATACGGCGCGGTGTACCACGGGTCGTGGACGATGAAGGTCTGCGCGTCGTCGTCGTACCCCTTGACGACGCGGAAGTGCCCCGACTGCTGCGTGCCGTCGTACCAGGTGAGGATGTAGACCGGCAGGTTGGACGAGACCAGCCGCTTGAGGTCGTCGTAGCGGGTGGCGTACTCCGGGGTGTCCGCGGGATACGACCACCAGTCCTGCGCGGCGGCGTAGCCGAGCGCGCGCTCCGGATAGCCGACCAGCGTCGCGTCCTGCACGGCGGCGCTGATCGAGCTGAAGTTCGCGGCGCGCAGGTTGTCGTCGGCGTACGTGCCCCACCACGCGTAGGCGCCCGAGCCCCACTGCTTCGAGTTCGCCACCTTGGCGACTTCGGCCTGCGCGACGTCCGGGCCCCAGTAGTCCATCACCATTTCCAGCGAGGCCGGCCCGCAGTGGTAGGACGTCTGCTGGACGTGGTAGGGGACGTCGGCGATGTTCCATCTGGTCGGCAGGGCGCGCTGCTCGACGATCGTCGTTGCGCGGCGCTTGGCGCGCGCGGCGGCGATTGTCGCCGCGTCGGGCGGGTTCGCGGGGACCGCGACGTCCACCGCGCGCGGGGCCGCGGCGAGGACGCTCGAGGCGTCGTCGGCGGCGATCCACGCGGTCTCGCCGGTCGCCGCGTTCTTCATCGTCCAGTAGAGCCGCTGGTCCGGGCCGCTCGTCAGGCGCGCCTCGGCGCCGTCCCACGCGGATCCGCGGCGCGCGGCGAGCGCGCGTCGGGCCGCGAGTTCGTCCACCGGCAGCAGCGGCGCGCCCGGCGCGCGGCGCGCGTAGGAGCGCCACAGGCCGTCGGCCGCGCCGACGGTGACGATGCCTTCGACGCGCCCGTCCGCGTCGGCGACCGGCACGATGAAGTAGGCCGGCGCGGCGTTTGGTCCGTGAACGAGCAGCGGCGCGCCGGCGCGCGCGGCGCTCCATTCGGGGACGGCGGCGGGGGAGCTTGCGGGGAGAACGGCGACCCGCTCGATCAGCGTTTGGGCGGCGACGCGGGCGGCGTCGGCCGTCCCCTCGGCGGGGGCGGCGAGCGCGGCGACGGCGGAGCAGATCAGGGCGGCGAAAACGGCGGCGGCGCGGAATGTCATCTGGAGGCCTCCGGGTGCGGACGGCCTCATCCTACGTGATGTCCGACGCGTACCGCGGCGCCCTTCGCCTCGTTGACCCGGTTCAGCGAACCCGCGTCGCCTAGCGGCGGCGACGGACCGCGGGCCGCGCCGCCGCCGATCCGCGCGGATCAGCGATTGGAATAGACCGCGCGCTTCGTGTTTTGGACGACGAGCCGCAGCGGCGTGCCGTGCCGGTCGGGCTTGAACTCGTCCTTGTCCACCACCACGTAGACCGTGCGCTCCGAGGCCAGCAGACGGTCCAGTTCCTTCTCGTCGGGGGCGTAGAGGTCGGGGTTCGGCTTCAGGCCGATGCCGTAGCGGTACTCGCCGGCGAACGCGATCAGCTTCGGCGGTCGCCCGAGGTAGAACTCGAAGCTCGGCTGCGGAATCTGGTAGAGCGCCACGACGTCGCCCGGCTTGACGATCTTCGCCAGCGCGACGCCGAGCGGGCGCGGGTTCATCAGCGGCTCGACCGCCGAGGCGGCGAACATCATCGTCGCGAAGAGCGCCGCCCCCGCGACCGCCTGCGCCGCGAGCGCGCCCCGCACCCGCCGCGCGAGGGCGAGGACGAGCGTCGCGAGGCCGCCGAGACCGAAGACGGCGCCGAAGATCCACGGCCAGGCCGCGACGTCGGCGAGGTTCATCCGGTTGTCGCGCACGACGAGCCACGGCAGGCCGACGATCGCCGCGACGGCGAGCGCGAGCCAGATCGGCGCGACGAGCAGCGAGCCGCGGCGCAGCCGCGCCGACGCGTCGCCGTCCGGCCGCGGGGCGAACGCCCGCGCGACGAGCAGCGCGGCGAGCAGCGCCAGCGGCGGGAGCGCCGGCAGGATGTACGAGATCAGCTTGCCGCTGGAGACGGTGAAGAAGCCGAAGATCGCGCCGAACCAGCACCAGAGGTAGACGTGCAGCCGGCGCGTCGCGTCCTCCGCCCCCGCGGGCGCCGCGGCCGCGACGTCGCGCTTGCGCAGGAACGGGAGGTGCATGATCCAGGGGAAGAAGCCGATCCAGAGCACCGGCACGAAGGTCCAGAACGGCTTGGCGTGCTCGGCGTCGTTGCCCGCGTAGCGCGAGACGTGCTGGTCGATCACGAACCAGCGCAGGAAGTCGGGGAACTCGCGCTGCACCAGCAGGAACCACGGCAGCGCGATCGCCGCGCCGAGCAGCGCGCCCCACCAGAGCCCCATCCGGGCGAGGATCCGCCAGCGGCGCGTCAGCGCGACGTAGAGCAGCACGACCAGCCCGGGCAGGACGAAGCCGACGAACCCCTTGGCCAGAGTGCCCAGCGCGCAGCAGACGTAGAGCAGCGCGAACCACCGCCGCTTGCCGGTCTCGGCGCCCTCGAAGAAGGCGCATATGCCGACGGTCATGACGCCGGCGAGGACCATGTCGGTCGTGAGGAACCGCGCCTGGATGAACCACTGCATGTTGAGCGCGAGCAGCGCCGCCCCCGCGGTCGCGACGACGGGACCGAGCCGCTTGCGCGCGAAGAGGAAGATCGCGCCGATCCCGAGGAGCCCGAAGAGGGCGACCGGCAGCCGGCCGGCCCACTCGTTGTGGCCGAACACGGCGAGCGAGGCGGCCGTCGTCCAGTAGAGGAGCGGCGGCTTCTCGAGGTACGGGAACCCCTCGAGGTAGGGGACGACGAAATCGCCCCGCTGGAGCATCGCCTGCGGAATCGCCGCGTAGCGCCCCTCGTCGGGGTCGAAGAAGCCGAGCGAGCCGAGGCGGAAGAAGTAGAGCAGGACGATCGCGGCGAGGATCGCGGCGACGATCCACGTTTCGCGCCGTACGGACTTGAGGTTCATCGAACGGAGGCCTCTTCGATCAGGCGCCGAGCGGGCGCCGGCGGGCGACGAAGCCGGCGCGTCCCGGGAGCTCGCCCCAGACGACCTCGGCGCGCGGCAGCGCGGCGCGCTCCGCTTCGAGGCGCGCGGCGACTTCGGAAAGGCGCGGGAACGTCGCGCCGTCGGCCTTCCAGCGCAGCAGGAGCGCGCGCAGGAACTCGAGGTGCGCCGCCCCTTCGGTCTCGGTGTGCAGCGTGAAGACGTTCAGCCCCTCGCGCGCGGTGCGGCGGTGGAAGAACTCGACCGGGCCGCCGGCCGCCTCCATCTCCGGCGTGCCGAGGACCTCGTCGAGCGTCGGCATCGTTCCCGGGATCTCGAGGCCGCGGAACTCCCGCCCCGCGACGACCGGGACGAACGGCGTTCCTTCGCGCACGTCGCTGTGCCAGCGGATCCCGGCCTCGTCCATCGCGGCGAGGCTGGCCGCGGTGCATTGCCATCCGGGCGCCGCGGAGCAGTCGGGGGCGCGGCCGAGCGCCTCGGCGCAGGCGTCGAACCCGCGGCGGAACTCGGCGCGCGCCTCCGCCTCGTCCATCCCGCGCAGCTTGTCGTGCCAGCGGACGTGGTCCCAGCCGTGCGGGCCGACGTCGTGCCCGTCGCGGTCGAGCCCGCGGACGAGCTCCGGGAAACGCGAGCCGACCATCCGCGCCGGCAGCAGCGTGCCGGAGAGGACCGTGTAGAGGCCGTAGGTCGTCGCGGCGTTGGTGCGGAGCATCTTCTTCAGGAAGCCCTTGCGGGTGAAGACGCGCAGCGCGGCGCGGCCCGAGTTGTCCGGCCCCATCGTCACGAAGAACGCGGCGCGCACGCCGACCTCGTCGAAGAGGCGCCGCAGACGGGGGATCCCGTCGCGCGCGCCGACGTGGGTGTCGACGTCCACCTTGAGTGCCACTTCGAAGCTCATGCGCCCTCTCCGAGAACCGCGCCGACGGCGAGCGCGCCGCCGCGCCGTTCCGCCTCCCCCGCGAACTGGATCGTCTCCAGCCGCAGCAGACCTTCGCCCGTCGCGACCGTCGCGGCCAGCCCCTGTTCGTCGCGCGCGACGACCGTGCCGGGCGCGGCGCCCCCGCTCTCTCCCGCGACCGGATGGGCCGCCCGGACGAACAGCTTGCGCCCGTCGGCGATGGTGAACGCGCCGGGGAAGGGCGGCGTCGTCGCCCGGACGAGGTTGTAGACCGCGGGCGCCGGCCGCGTCCATTCGATCAGCCCGTCCGCGGGTTCGCGCCGGCGGCGCGGGCTTTCCCCGCCGAGCTCCTGCGGCGCGCGCGGCGCCGAGCCGTCGCGCAGTTTCGGCAGCGTGCGCTCCACGATCTCGCGCGCCGCCGCGGCGATCTTCCGGCCGAGGGTGAAGGCCGTCTCCTCGAAGTCGATCGCGACCGCCTGCCGGTCCGCGACGTCGCCGGCGTCGAGCTCGTCCGCCGCGTACTGCAGCGTCGCGCCGGTTCGCGCGAGCCCCAGGACGAGCGCCCAGGCGACCGGGTCCGCGCCGCGCAGTTCCGGCAGCAGGCTGCAGTGCACGTCGAGCGCGCCGCGCGGCGCCGCGGCGCGGATTTCCGGCCCGAGCGGCGTCCCGTAGTCGAACGAGAAGATCATCTCCGGCGCCAGCGCGCGGACCTTCGCCGCCCACTCCGGCGCGTTCGGGTCCTGCGGCGCGAACGTCGGGACGCCGTGCGCGCGGGCGAGCCCGGCGACGGCGGGGAACCAGACGTTCTCGCCCGGCGCGCCCTCGCGGACGAAGACGGCGAGCACTTCGTCCCGCTGGGCGAAGATCTCCTTGAGGCACCAGTAGCCGACGTCCCCGCCGGCGAAAACGACGCAGCGCAGGTGGCGTCGCTCAGCTGTCACGACGATGCACCTTGCGCACGAGGAAGCGCGGCCGCCGCCGCACCTCGTAGTAGATCCGCCCGATGTACTCGCCGATCATCCCGAGGGCCAGCACCTGCAGGCCGACGAAGATGAACAGGATGGCGAAGAGGGTGAACACGCCGCCGACTTCGGAGCCGACCAACAGCCGCCGGATGAGGAGGAAGACGCCGAAGCCGACTCCGAGCGCGGCCATCAGCCCGCCCATCAGCGTGACCATCTGGATCGGGAAGAGCGAGAAGCCGGTCATCAGGTCGAACGCCAGGCGGAAGAGGCGCCGGAGGTTGTACTTCGAGCGGCCGGCGGCGCGCTCGGCGTGGCCGACGCCGACCTCCGCCGCGGAGTGGGCGAAGAGGTTGGCCAGCGCGGGGATGAAGGTCGCCGTCTCGCCGTAGCGCAGGATGTTGTCCACGACGTCCCGGCTGTAGGCGCGGAGCATGCAGCCGTAGTCGTGGATGTCGGCGCCGGTCGAGCGGCGGATGATCTTGTTGATCACGCGCGAGGGGAGCTTGCGGGCGATCGAGTCGTGCCGGTTCACCCGCACGCCGCCGACGGCGTCGTGCCCTTCGTCCACCGCGGCGACCAGCTTGGCGATCTCCTCCGGCGGGTTCTGCAGGTCGGCGTCGAGCGTGACGATGATGTCGCCGCGCGACTGGTCGAAGCCCGCGAGGATCGCCGCGTGCTGGCCGAAGTTGCGGTTCAGCTCGACGACGACGATCCGCGCGTCGGCCGCGGCCAGCGCCCGCAGTTGGGCCAGCGAGTCGTCGCGGCTGCCGTCGTCCACGAACACCAGCTCGAACGGCCGCCCGAGCGCGTCGAGCGCCGCGATCAGCCGCTCGTGCAGCGCGGGGATGTTCGGCGACTCGTTGTAGACCGGCACGACGACCGAGACTTCGGGACGGTCGAGCGGCTGGTCGGTGCGGCGGCGGTTCTGTTCGGCGGGCGACTGCATCAGGCGGTCCTCCGGTGGGCGCGGACGACCTTCTTCACCGCGGCGACGACGTCGTCGACGTCCTTGTCGGTCATCGCGGGGAAGAGCGGGAGGGTGAGGATCCGGTCGGAGACCTTCTCGGCGCGCGGGAAGTCGCCGCGGCGGCAGCCGTAGGTCTCGGCGTAGAACGGGTGCAGGTGGACGGCGATGAAGTGGAGCCCCGTGCCGACGTTCTCCGCCTTGAGCGCGTCCATGAACTCGAAGCGGTCGATCGTCAGGCGGTCGGGATCGACGAGGATCGTGAACATGTTCCAGGCGTGGCGCAGCGGGTACCCCGCGTCGGCGGCGCACGGCCGGATCTCTTCCATGCCGTCGAACTGCTTCAGGTAGCGCGCGGCCAGCTCGGCGCGGCGCACGATGAACCCCTCGAGGCGCGAGAGCTGGCCGAGGCCGATCGCCGACTGGATGTCGGTGAGGTTGTACTTGAACCCCGGCATCTCGATGTCGTACCCCGCGGCGCCGCCGCGGCCGCGCGACCAGGAGTCGCGGTTCACGCCGTGGAAGCGGTAGAGGCGGATCTTCCGCGCCAGCTCGTCGTCGTCGGTCGTGACGACGCCCCCTTCGCCGGTGGTGACGTTCTTGATCGGGTGGAGCGAGAACATCGCCGGGTTGCCGTGCGACCCGATCATCCGCCCCTTGTACTGCGTGCCGACGGCGTGCGCGGCGTCCTCGAGCACGAGGATCCCGCGCGGCTCGGCCAGCGCGCGCAGCGCGTCGAGGTCCGCCGGCAGCCCGCCGAAGTGGACCGGGATGATCGCCTTCGTCCGCGGCGTGATCTTCTTCGCCACTTCCGCCGGGTCGAGCAGGAAGGTGCGCTCGTCCACGTCGGCGAAGACCGGCGTCGCGCCGACCGCCGCGACCATGTTCGCGGTCGTGGCCCAGGTCATCGGGGTCGTGACGACCTCATCCCCCGGGCCGATGCCGAGGGCGAGCATCAGCAGGTGCTGGGCCGCGGTCCCCGAGGTCACCGCCAGGGCGTTCTTGACGCCGCAGTACTCGGCGAAGCGCGCCTCGAACTCCTTGGTCTTGGGGCCGGTCGTGATCCATCCGGAGCGGAGGACGTCGCCGACGGCGGCGATTTCGTCTTCGCTGATCGAGGGGCGGGAGAAGGGGAGGAACGTATCGCGGACCGGAGCCTCGGCCATCGTGCATCCTTCAGCGCGGCGAAAACGGCGCGAAAGCGCGCCCGCCGGAGGGGGGCGCGGAGACACTAGGATATCGCGGTTGCGCGCCTCGCGCGCAGCGGTGGGCGGGACGGGGGAAAGCGTTTACGATGCGCAGGTTCCGGCGGAGAGCCGAGCGAAGGAGCGAGCGGAAATGAAGGTCCTCATCCTGGGCGTCAACGGGTTCATCGGGCACCACCTGACGGCGAAGATCCTCGC contains these protein-coding regions:
- a CDS encoding polysaccharide deacetylase family protein; translation: MSFEVALKVDVDTHVGARDGIPRLRRLFDEVGVRAAFFVTMGPDNSGRAALRVFTRKGFLKKMLRTNAATTYGLYTVLSGTLLPARMVGSRFPELVRGLDRDGHDVGPHGWDHVRWHDKLRGMDEAEARAEFRRGFDACAEALGRAPDCSAAPGWQCTAASLAAMDEAGIRWHSDVREGTPFVPVVAGREFRGLEIPGTMPTLDEVLGTPEMEAAGGPVEFFHRRTAREGLNVFTLHTETEGAAHLEFLRALLLRWKADGATFPRLSEVAARLEAERAALPRAEVVWGELPGRAGFVARRRPLGA
- a CDS encoding formyltransferase — encoded protein: MTAERRHLRCVVFAGGDVGYWCLKEIFAQRDEVLAVFVREGAPGENVWFPAVAGLARAHGVPTFAPQDPNAPEWAAKVRALAPEMIFSFDYGTPLGPEIRAAAPRGALDVHCSLLPELRGADPVAWALVLGLARTGATLQYAADELDAGDVADRQAVAIDFEETAFTLGRKIAAAAREIVERTLPKLRDGSAPRAPQELGGESPRRRREPADGLIEWTRPAPAVYNLVRATTPPFPGAFTIADGRKLFVRAAHPVAGESGGAAPGTVVARDEQGLAATVATGEGLLRLETIQFAGEAERRGGALAVGAVLGEGA
- a CDS encoding glycosyltransferase family 39 protein; its protein translation is MNLKSVRRETWIVAAILAAIVLLYFFRLGSLGFFDPDEGRYAAIPQAMLQRGDFVVPYLEGFPYLEKPPLLYWTTAASLAVFGHNEWAGRLPVALFGLLGIGAIFLFARKRLGPVVATAGAALLALNMQWFIQARFLTTDMVLAGVMTVGICAFFEGAETGKRRWFALLYVCCALGTLAKGFVGFVLPGLVVLLYVALTRRWRILARMGLWWGALLGAAIALPWFLLVQREFPDFLRWFVIDQHVSRYAGNDAEHAKPFWTFVPVLWIGFFPWIMHLPFLRKRDVAAAAPAGAEDATRRLHVYLWCWFGAIFGFFTVSSGKLISYILPALPPLALLAALLVARAFAPRPDGDASARLRRGSLLVAPIWLALAVAAIVGLPWLVVRDNRMNLADVAAWPWIFGAVFGLGGLATLVLALARRVRGALAAQAVAGAALFATMMFAASAVEPLMNPRPLGVALAKIVKPGDVVALYQIPQPSFEFYLGRPPKLIAFAGEYRYGIGLKPNPDLYAPDEKELDRLLASERTVYVVVDKDEFKPDRHGTPLRLVVQNTKRAVYSNR
- a CDS encoding aminotransferase class I/II-fold pyridoxal phosphate-dependent enzyme codes for the protein MAEAPVRDTFLPFSRPSISEDEIAAVGDVLRSGWITTGPKTKEFEARFAEYCGVKNALAVTSGTAAQHLLMLALGIGPGDEVVTTPMTWATTANMVAAVGATPVFADVDERTFLLDPAEVAKKITPRTKAIIPVHFGGLPADLDALRALAEPRGILVLEDAAHAVGTQYKGRMIGSHGNPAMFSLHPIKNVTTGEGGVVTTDDDELARKIRLYRFHGVNRDSWSRGRGGAAGYDIEMPGFKYNLTDIQSAIGLGQLSRLEGFIVRRAELAARYLKQFDGMEEIRPCAADAGYPLRHAWNMFTILVDPDRLTIDRFEFMDALKAENVGTGLHFIAVHLHPFYAETYGCRRGDFPRAEKVSDRILTLPLFPAMTDKDVDDVVAAVKKVVRAHRRTA
- a CDS encoding glycosyltransferase; this encodes MQSPAEQNRRRTDQPLDRPEVSVVVPVYNESPNIPALHERLIAALDALGRPFELVFVDDGSRDDSLAQLRALAAADARIVVVELNRNFGQHAAILAGFDQSRGDIIVTLDADLQNPPEEIAKLVAAVDEGHDAVGGVRVNRHDSIARKLPSRVINKIIRRSTGADIHDYGCMLRAYSRDVVDNILRYGETATFIPALANLFAHSAAEVGVGHAERAAGRSKYNLRRLFRLAFDLMTGFSLFPIQMVTLMGGLMAALGVGFGVFLLIRRLLVGSEVGGVFTLFAILFIFVGLQVLALGMIGEYIGRIYYEVRRRPRFLVRKVHRRDS
- a CDS encoding C39 family peptidase, which produces MTFRAAAVFAALICSAVAALAAPAEGTADAARVAAQTLIERVAVLPASSPAAVPEWSAARAGAPLLVHGPNAAPAYFIVPVADADGRVEGIVTVGAADGLWRSYARRAPGAPLLPVDELAARRALAARRGSAWDGAEARLTSGPDQRLYWTMKNAATGETAWIAADDASSVLAAAPRAVDVAVPANPPDAATIAAARAKRRATTIVEQRALPTRWNIADVPYHVQQTSYHCGPASLEMVMDYWGPDVAQAEVAKVANSKQWGSGAYAWWGTYADDNLRAANFSSISAAVQDATLVGYPERALGYAAAQDWWSYPADTPEYATRYDDLKRLVSSNLPVYILTWYDGTQQSGHFRVVKGYDDDAQTFIVHDPWYTAPYQGPDVAFAQTFLVDNLWTKYSRWGMVVAPWQVTIDAPATTDGCKTFTVTATARYIGPAPLSANAVPTQTQATLALPAGLSLAAGETATKTLTGLGDADTSAQASWSVQAACAATGGAVAVEAKGLIAAGTTSYPSYQDWVGGAATRGVVVRPDRDGDGYVDAEDCAPDNAAVHPGAAEVCDYADNDCDGTIDDGFATPGAVGALQIAAAKNQIAWAPEALAQHYEVVRGNLGALLAGSGAYGAAGTCLAADVAAAQATDATNPAPGLASFYIVRGVRDCRRGTFDDGGGLSAPRDATLFTTPAACPAPQP